Proteins from one Impatiens glandulifera chromosome 2, dImpGla2.1, whole genome shotgun sequence genomic window:
- the LOC124924608 gene encoding uncharacterized protein LOC124924608, translated as MNGLKHDLNELHNMLKNVEGNIIDDKKKEVLNVNNGKGFKKVAKKKNNNQGKGKQVAKPKGGEKPKMAADHDCFYCKAKGHWKRNCPKYLEDKKNRTVSSTSGT; from the coding sequence atgaatggtCTAAAGCATGATCTGAATGAGCTCCATAACATGCTTAAAAATGTTGAAGGCAATATTATTGATGACAAGAAAAAGGAAGTTCTAAATGTCAACAATGGGAAGGGGTTTAAGAAGGTGGCtaagaaaaagaacaataacCAAGGGAAAGGCAAGCAAGTTGCCAAACCCAAGGGTGGTGAGAAGCCAAAGATGGCTGCTGATCATGATTGTTTTTACTGCAAGGCCAAGGGACACTGGAAAAGAAATTGTCCCAAGTACCTAGAAGACAAGAAGAACA